One part of the Streptomyces sp. AM 2-1-1 genome encodes these proteins:
- a CDS encoding DUF5691 domain-containing protein: MTATNPPVPGPRRPHRPDAPARTEEAPRTATPARTDAPDRIGAPDRIGAPALAGEAPTTGALAAEVAVSEASADPRPAPGAEGWAELVTRALLGTDRRPAHSPDGTHGGPAALLDAAAVHTVRRRAGLLPAAAGALPDPAAEDPRPAPPPAARRRLAQLLADRAGGSGNGRRGTAPDLTELIPQWLAAANGHGYRAPATLLPPLLDAARARTDLRPHALAFAGPRGRWLAGLNPDWRFALRDGIPEAALRESPGGAGTDAVRALWEEGLFAERVALLRAVRLRDPDAGRALLAGTWSDERAEDRLMFLDTLRAGLSGADENFLEEALGDRSRNVRATAAELLSMLPDTALGRRTAARAASCIGLDRRSGGPSLLIEAPHECDAAMQRDGVVAVPPAGRGERSWWFGQLVEATPLSTWTAKLGGRTARDIVGLPVADDWAADLHAAWCRAAVRQRDEEWARALLGVPTAPSTDATGTDSPAERSKLLATLPREERARWAAGFIAAHGLSDAFQLLGVCAVPWAAPLGRAVVDALDIAREAGSYPWSFSGVMGLAERCLDPAEADRLEVLTAAVDEREDAPPGAGGYWSEAFQRLVSTLRLRAAMEAELTAGPP; the protein is encoded by the coding sequence ATGACCGCCACGAACCCGCCCGTGCCGGGCCCCCGTCGTCCCCACCGCCCCGACGCACCGGCCCGTACCGAAGAAGCTCCGCGTACGGCAACGCCGGCCCGGACCGACGCTCCGGACCGCATCGGGGCTCCGGACCGCATCGGGGCTCCGGCCCTCGCCGGCGAAGCCCCCACCACCGGAGCCCTCGCCGCCGAAGTCGCCGTCTCCGAGGCCTCCGCCGACCCGCGGCCGGCCCCGGGGGCCGAGGGGTGGGCGGAGCTGGTCACCCGTGCTCTCCTCGGCACGGACCGCCGCCCCGCGCACTCCCCGGACGGCACGCACGGCGGACCGGCCGCCCTGCTGGACGCGGCGGCGGTCCACACGGTGCGCCGACGGGCGGGGCTGCTCCCGGCAGCCGCCGGGGCGCTCCCGGACCCGGCGGCCGAGGATCCCCGGCCGGCGCCGCCCCCGGCGGCACGCCGCAGACTCGCGCAGCTCCTGGCGGACCGGGCCGGCGGCTCCGGGAACGGCCGGCGCGGTACGGCCCCCGACCTGACGGAGCTGATTCCGCAGTGGCTGGCCGCCGCGAACGGGCACGGCTACCGCGCTCCCGCGACGCTGCTCCCGCCCCTCCTCGACGCGGCGAGGGCGCGCACCGACCTGCGTCCGCACGCGCTGGCCTTCGCCGGGCCGCGGGGACGCTGGCTGGCCGGGCTCAACCCGGACTGGCGGTTCGCCCTGCGCGACGGCATACCGGAGGCGGCCCTGCGGGAGAGCCCCGGCGGAGCCGGCACGGACGCGGTGCGCGCGCTGTGGGAGGAAGGGCTGTTCGCGGAGCGGGTCGCGCTGCTCCGTGCCGTACGGCTCCGCGACCCGGACGCGGGCCGCGCCCTGCTCGCCGGCACCTGGTCCGACGAGCGGGCCGAGGACCGTCTGATGTTCCTGGACACGCTGCGGGCCGGGCTCTCCGGGGCGGACGAGAACTTCCTCGAGGAGGCGCTCGGGGACCGCAGCCGCAATGTCCGCGCCACCGCAGCCGAACTCCTCTCCATGCTGCCGGACACGGCGCTGGGCCGGCGGACGGCCGCCCGCGCGGCCTCCTGCATCGGTCTGGACCGCAGGTCGGGTGGCCCGTCGCTGCTGATCGAGGCCCCGCACGAGTGCGACGCGGCGATGCAACGGGACGGGGTGGTCGCGGTGCCTCCCGCCGGGAGGGGCGAACGCTCGTGGTGGTTCGGGCAGTTGGTCGAGGCGACTCCGCTGTCCACCTGGACGGCGAAGCTCGGCGGACGCACCGCGCGCGACATCGTGGGGCTGCCGGTGGCCGACGACTGGGCCGCCGACCTGCACGCCGCCTGGTGCCGTGCGGCCGTACGCCAACGGGACGAGGAGTGGGCGCGGGCGCTGCTCGGCGTTCCCACCGCGCCCTCCACGGACGCCACCGGGACCGATTCGCCCGCCGAGCGGTCGAAGCTGCTCGCGACCCTTCCCCGGGAGGAACGCGCCCGGTGGGCGGCCGGTTTCATCGCGGCGCACGGTCTGTCCGACGCGTTCCAGCTGCTGGGCGTGTGCGCGGTGCCCTGGGCGGCGCCACTCGGCCGCGCGGTCGTCGACGCGCTCGACATCGCCCGGGAAGCGGGCAGTTATCCCTGGAGCTTCAGCGGGGTCATGGGCCTGGCGGAGCGCTGTCTCGATCCCGCCGAGGCCGATCGGCTGGAGGTCCTCACCGCCGCGGTGGACGAGCGCGAGGACGCTCCGCCGGGAGCGGGCGGCTACTGGTCGGAGGCCTTCCAGCGCCTGGTGTCCACCCTCCGGCTGCGAGCCGCCATGGAGGCCGAACTGACAGCGGGACCGCCCTGA
- a CDS encoding cobalamin B12-binding domain-containing protein, producing MGVTGPMRVVVAKPGLDGHDRGAKVIARALRDAGMEVIYTGLHQTPEQIVDTAIQEDADAIGLSILSGAHNTLFAKVIELLKEREAEDIKVFGGGIIPEEDIPPLKELGVAEIFTPGATTTSIVAWVNAHVRRPADADA from the coding sequence ATGGGTGTGACCGGTCCGATGCGCGTGGTGGTGGCCAAGCCGGGGCTCGACGGCCATGACCGGGGCGCCAAGGTGATCGCGAGGGCGCTGCGGGACGCGGGTATGGAGGTCATCTACACCGGTCTCCACCAGACCCCCGAGCAGATCGTGGACACCGCGATCCAGGAGGACGCCGACGCCATCGGCCTCTCGATCCTCTCCGGCGCCCACAACACGCTCTTCGCCAAGGTGATCGAGTTGCTGAAGGAGCGGGAAGCCGAGGACATCAAGGTCTTCGGCGGCGGGATCATCCCGGAGGAAGACATCCCACCGCTCAAGGAACTCGGAGTGGCCGAAATCTTCACTCCGGGCGCCACCACCACCTCGATCGTCGCGTGGGTCAACGCCCACGTCCGCCGCCCCGCCGACGCGGACGCGTGA
- a CDS encoding alpha/beta fold hydrolase codes for MHVMSPLTLLPRLPRLLRLPSPDGLCASSALLRATALDLAILAGHVLFYPTGLTPERRRDVPGADQELGTDVLPRGVTALPTAPEDDRPPVVLLHGFIDNRSVFVLLRRSLARHGRRHLESLNYSPLTCDIRSAAELLGRHVEEICARTGHPRVDIVGHSLGGLIARYYVQRLGGDHRVRVLVTLGTPHNGTSVASLASAHPIVRQMRTGSALIDELRTPAPGCRTHFVSFWSELDRVMVPVRTACIDHPDLDAENVRVTGIGHLALPVHPAVAARIRQELDRSGGLPLAGGATVA; via the coding sequence ATGCATGTGATGTCTCCGCTCACCCTGCTCCCGCGCCTGCCACGTCTGCTGCGCCTTCCCTCGCCGGACGGCTTGTGCGCCTCGTCCGCGCTGCTCAGAGCCACCGCGCTGGATCTGGCGATCCTCGCCGGGCACGTGCTCTTCTACCCGACGGGGCTCACCCCGGAACGCCGGCGCGACGTCCCCGGCGCCGACCAGGAGCTCGGCACGGATGTCCTGCCGCGCGGAGTGACCGCGCTGCCCACCGCCCCGGAGGACGACCGGCCGCCGGTCGTCCTGCTGCACGGCTTCATCGACAACCGCTCCGTCTTCGTGCTGCTCCGCCGCTCCCTCGCCCGGCACGGCAGACGCCATCTGGAGTCGCTCAACTACTCACCGCTGACCTGTGACATCCGCTCGGCCGCCGAACTGCTGGGTCGCCACGTCGAGGAGATCTGCGCCCGCACCGGTCATCCGCGGGTGGACATCGTCGGCCACAGCCTGGGCGGCCTGATCGCGCGGTACTACGTCCAGCGCCTCGGCGGCGACCACCGGGTCCGCGTCCTGGTCACCCTCGGCACCCCGCACAACGGCACCTCGGTCGCCTCCCTGGCGAGCGCCCATCCGATCGTGCGGCAGATGCGGACCGGTTCCGCCCTCATCGACGAACTGCGCACCCCGGCGCCGGGGTGCCGGACGCACTTCGTCTCCTTCTGGAGCGAACTGGACCGGGTGATGGTCCCCGTACGCACCGCGTGCATCGACCACCCGGATCTCGACGCCGAGAACGTACGGGTCACGGGGATCGGCCACCTCGCCCTCCCCGTGCACCCGGCCGTCGCCGCCCGCATCCGCCAGGAACTCGACCGCTCGGGCGGGCTCCCGCTCGCGGGCGGTGCGACCGTGGCCTGA
- a CDS encoding peptidoglycan DD-metalloendopeptidase family protein — protein sequence MNDQHTHAGYAGYDASQTGSYPADPLFGTLPAEQGVVPGPGYAVGCPAGPAAALHDTATHHDAYAGQHTPYAADSSWENGAHGGAGAHPGSYDPYGAESRGAQQPAYDTTTGGWPAIPPDGTGQWDSSAWQQAATHTTTGQWGFTDTGAFPTTTFESALYETGAYPSATPAGAYEAQAPHHGATAYATGAYETGTYDTSAYDTGTGAHDSGSHATGAYDSQAFAPGGSGYDSGYDTPASGVRAYAPTAFATGAYDSGAYDATAWNTAPDPGATPGTEAYPQEHTSYASDGQHPEHRAPEHPPHEDLVAEERRPAPDDEAFVQDERPARPGVREAAQDPAPEPEDLSGQPDTWPDPYHPEVRTDGRPEGRPAHRNRARRRSPAKRTALLTIAVPSACVMGVAGIAAASVGGLGGGEETKDDTTTMAAADTATVKVLASNSKLDTQLAGVNAAGADFRDRASRTQERIDLKERQATEKKKREEEAARKEAARPKYLLPVAQHGLSAYFGQAGVNWMSVHTGIDFPVQYGTQVMAATDGTVRTQWNSAYGNMAIVTTEDGTETWYCHLSSTRIRSGPVKAGDVIAYSGNSGNSTGPHLHFEVRPGGGSAINPLAWLQSHGLDPQ from the coding sequence GTGAACGACCAGCACACCCACGCCGGGTACGCCGGATACGACGCGTCACAGACTGGCAGCTACCCTGCCGATCCGCTCTTCGGGACGCTCCCCGCAGAGCAGGGCGTCGTCCCCGGTCCCGGATACGCCGTCGGTTGCCCGGCGGGCCCCGCGGCCGCCCTCCACGACACGGCCACCCACCACGACGCGTACGCCGGTCAGCACACCCCCTACGCCGCCGACTCCTCCTGGGAGAACGGCGCCCACGGCGGAGCGGGCGCGCACCCCGGCTCGTACGACCCCTACGGGGCAGAGTCCCGGGGGGCGCAGCAGCCCGCGTACGACACGACCACCGGAGGCTGGCCGGCCATCCCCCCGGACGGGACCGGACAGTGGGACTCCAGCGCCTGGCAGCAGGCGGCGACCCACACCACGACCGGACAGTGGGGCTTCACCGACACCGGTGCCTTCCCCACCACCACCTTCGAGTCGGCCCTGTACGAGACGGGCGCGTACCCGTCCGCCACGCCGGCCGGCGCGTACGAGGCGCAGGCGCCGCACCACGGGGCCACCGCCTACGCCACCGGCGCCTACGAGACCGGCACGTACGACACCAGCGCGTACGACACCGGCACCGGTGCTCACGACAGCGGATCCCACGCCACCGGCGCCTACGATTCCCAGGCCTTCGCCCCGGGCGGATCCGGCTACGACAGCGGCTACGACACCCCCGCCTCCGGCGTCCGGGCCTACGCGCCCACCGCCTTCGCCACCGGTGCGTACGACAGCGGCGCCTACGACGCGACCGCCTGGAACACCGCGCCGGACCCCGGCGCCACGCCCGGGACGGAGGCGTACCCCCAGGAACACACGTCCTACGCCTCCGACGGGCAGCACCCCGAACACCGGGCGCCCGAACACCCGCCGCACGAGGACCTGGTGGCCGAGGAGCGGCGGCCCGCGCCGGACGACGAGGCGTTCGTCCAGGACGAGCGGCCCGCACGCCCCGGCGTCCGAGAGGCCGCGCAGGACCCCGCCCCCGAGCCCGAGGACCTGTCCGGTCAACCGGACACCTGGCCCGACCCGTACCACCCCGAGGTCCGTACCGATGGACGGCCCGAGGGCCGGCCCGCCCACCGGAACCGTGCCCGGCGCCGTTCGCCCGCCAAGCGGACCGCCCTGCTGACCATCGCGGTTCCTTCCGCCTGCGTGATGGGCGTCGCGGGCATCGCGGCCGCATCGGTCGGCGGGCTCGGCGGCGGCGAGGAGACCAAGGACGACACGACGACGATGGCCGCCGCCGACACGGCCACCGTCAAGGTGCTCGCCTCCAACTCCAAGCTGGACACGCAGCTCGCGGGGGTCAACGCCGCCGGTGCGGACTTCCGCGACCGGGCGAGCCGTACGCAGGAGCGCATCGACCTCAAGGAGCGGCAGGCAACCGAGAAGAAGAAGCGCGAGGAGGAGGCCGCCCGCAAGGAGGCCGCCCGCCCGAAGTACCTGCTGCCGGTCGCGCAGCACGGTCTGAGCGCGTACTTCGGACAGGCCGGGGTCAACTGGATGTCCGTGCACACCGGCATCGACTTCCCCGTGCAGTACGGGACACAGGTGATGGCCGCGACCGACGGCACAGTGCGCACCCAGTGGAACAGCGCCTACGGCAACATGGCGATCGTGACGACGGAGGACGGCACCGAGACCTGGTACTGCCACCTGAGCAGTACCCGGATCCGCTCGGGCCCGGTGAAGGCCGGCGACGTCATCGCGTACTCCGGCAACTCGGGCAATTCCACCGGCCCGCACCTGCACTTCGAGGTGCGGCCCGGCGGTGGCTCCGCGATCAACCCGCTGGCCTGGCTGCAGAGCCACGGGCTCGACCCGCAGTGA
- a CDS encoding ATP-dependent DNA helicase, giving the protein MSSLFDDSFLTGLQPAEETPPPPPEDHASEEEPEGLFAGIFDAPPPPRDGYYRDGAPRPVLDSAALLDGLNTEQRAAVVHAGSPLLIVAGAGSGKTRVLTHRIAHLLAERGTHPGQILAITFTNKAAGEMKERVEQLVGPRAHAMWVMTFHSACVRILRRESKRLGFTSSFSIYDAADSKRLMALVCRDLDLDPKRYPPKSFTAKVSNLKNELIDEETFAGQAADGFEKTLAQAYALYQARLREANALDFDDIIMTTVHLLQAFPDVAEHYRRRFRHILVDEYQDTNHAQYTLVRELVGPADGPEAPGELCVVGDADQSIYAFRGATIRNILQFEEDYPDATTILLEQNYRSTQTILSAANAVIERNESRRPKNLWTNAGTGTRITGYVADTEHDEAQFVADEIDRLTDAGDAKAGDVAVFYRTNAQSRVFEEIFIRVGLPYKVVGGVRFYERKEVRDILAYLRVLANPEDTVPLRRILNVPKRGIGDRAEAMIDALSQREKISFAQALRRVDEAYGMAARSTNAVKRFNTLMEELRTVVESGAGPAVVLEAVMERTGYLAELQASTDPQDETRIENLQELAAVALEFEQEQGRAVAPDEAAGEGAGAASAAGPGLDAGVDADVAGISGTLAEFLERVALVADSDQIPDEDEDGSGVITLMTLHTAKGLEFPVVFLTGMEDGVFPHMRALGQVKELEEERRLAYVGITRARERLYLTRASMRSAWGQPSYNPASRFLEEIPDQHLEWKRKGPMAASAGPTSGITSSLSSSRSRSGPSGFATRRAGEKPVVTLVVGDRVTHDQFGLGTVTAVDGFGDQAKATVDFGDERPKKLLLRYAPVEKL; this is encoded by the coding sequence ATGAGCAGCCTCTTTGACGACAGTTTCCTGACCGGCCTCCAGCCCGCGGAGGAGACGCCCCCGCCGCCGCCCGAGGACCACGCGTCCGAGGAGGAGCCCGAGGGCCTCTTCGCGGGCATCTTCGACGCGCCCCCGCCGCCCCGGGACGGCTACTACCGTGACGGCGCTCCGCGCCCGGTCCTCGACTCCGCCGCACTGCTCGACGGTCTCAACACCGAGCAGCGCGCCGCCGTCGTGCACGCCGGGTCGCCACTGCTCATCGTCGCGGGCGCCGGCTCCGGCAAGACCCGGGTGCTCACCCACCGCATCGCCCACCTCCTCGCCGAGCGCGGTACGCACCCCGGGCAGATCCTGGCGATCACCTTCACCAACAAGGCCGCCGGGGAGATGAAGGAGCGGGTCGAGCAGCTCGTCGGTCCCCGCGCCCACGCCATGTGGGTCATGACCTTCCACAGCGCGTGCGTACGCATCCTGCGCCGCGAGTCGAAGCGGCTCGGCTTCACCTCGTCGTTCTCGATCTACGACGCGGCCGACTCCAAGCGGCTGATGGCGCTGGTCTGCCGCGATCTCGACCTCGACCCCAAGCGCTACCCGCCGAAGTCCTTCACCGCCAAGGTCTCCAACCTCAAGAACGAGCTCATCGACGAGGAGACCTTCGCCGGGCAGGCCGCCGACGGCTTCGAGAAGACCCTGGCCCAGGCGTACGCGCTCTACCAGGCGCGGCTGCGCGAGGCCAACGCCCTCGACTTCGACGACATCATCATGACGACGGTCCACCTGCTCCAGGCGTTCCCCGACGTCGCCGAGCACTACCGCCGCCGCTTCCGGCACATCCTGGTCGACGAGTACCAGGACACCAACCACGCGCAGTACACCCTCGTGCGCGAGCTGGTCGGCCCGGCCGACGGGCCGGAGGCGCCCGGTGAGCTGTGCGTCGTCGGCGACGCCGACCAGTCGATCTACGCCTTCCGGGGCGCGACGATCCGCAACATCCTCCAGTTCGAGGAGGACTACCCGGACGCCACCACGATCCTGCTGGAGCAGAACTACCGCTCCACGCAGACGATCCTCTCGGCCGCCAACGCCGTCATCGAGCGCAACGAGAGCCGCCGCCCCAAGAACCTCTGGACCAACGCCGGCACCGGCACCCGGATCACCGGGTACGTCGCCGACACCGAGCACGACGAGGCGCAGTTCGTCGCCGACGAGATCGACCGGCTCACCGACGCGGGCGACGCCAAAGCCGGCGACGTCGCGGTCTTCTACCGCACCAACGCGCAGTCCCGCGTCTTCGAAGAGATCTTCATCCGCGTCGGCCTGCCCTACAAGGTCGTCGGCGGCGTCCGCTTCTACGAGCGCAAGGAGGTCCGGGACATCCTGGCCTACCTCCGGGTGCTCGCCAACCCCGAGGACACCGTCCCGCTGCGCCGCATCCTCAACGTGCCCAAGCGCGGCATCGGCGACCGTGCGGAAGCGATGATCGACGCGCTCTCGCAGCGCGAGAAGATCTCCTTCGCGCAGGCGCTCCGCCGGGTCGACGAGGCGTACGGCATGGCGGCCCGCTCGACGAACGCGGTGAAGCGGTTCAACACGCTGATGGAGGAGCTGCGCACCGTCGTCGAGTCGGGGGCCGGCCCCGCGGTCGTGCTGGAAGCCGTCATGGAGCGCACCGGGTACCTCGCCGAGCTCCAGGCGTCCACCGACCCGCAGGACGAGACCCGCATCGAGAACCTCCAGGAACTCGCCGCCGTGGCGCTGGAGTTCGAGCAGGAGCAGGGCCGTGCGGTGGCTCCGGACGAGGCGGCGGGCGAGGGAGCCGGGGCGGCCTCCGCTGCCGGTCCCGGCCTCGACGCCGGTGTGGACGCCGACGTCGCGGGCATCTCCGGGACGCTCGCCGAGTTCCTGGAGCGGGTCGCCCTGGTCGCCGACTCCGACCAGATCCCCGACGAGGACGAGGACGGCTCCGGCGTCATCACGCTGATGACGCTCCACACCGCCAAGGGCCTGGAGTTCCCCGTCGTCTTCCTCACCGGCATGGAGGACGGCGTCTTCCCGCACATGCGGGCGCTCGGCCAGGTGAAGGAGCTGGAGGAGGAGCGCCGCCTCGCGTACGTCGGGATCACCCGCGCCCGCGAGCGCCTCTACCTCACCCGCGCCTCCATGCGGAGCGCCTGGGGCCAGCCCTCGTACAACCCGGCGTCGCGGTTCCTGGAGGAGATCCCGGACCAGCACCTGGAGTGGAAGCGGAAGGGGCCGATGGCGGCCTCGGCCGGACCCACCTCGGGGATCACCTCGTCGCTCTCCTCCTCCCGCTCCCGCTCCGGCCCCTCCGGATTCGCGACCCGGCGTGCCGGCGAGAAGCCGGTGGTCACGCTCGTGGTCGGGGACCGTGTCACGCACGACCAGTTCGGCCTGGGCACGGTGACCGCCGTCGACGGCTTCGGCGACCAGGCCAAGGCCACCGTCGACTTCGGCGACGAACGGCCCAAGAAGCTGCTGCTGCGGTACGCCCCCGTCGAGAAGCTGTAG